The DNA segment CGGGACCGTTCGCATGGATCAGGCGCCTGGCGCTAAGGAAGCTTCATGAAGTGGTCACTTCCCCGTTCAGCGCCGTTTCGCCAGGTGGCGCCGCTGCTGTTGCTGGCGCTCAGTGCCTGCAGCCACACCCCGGCGCCCACACCTGCGCCCTTGCTGGTGGACAGCGAACTCGGCCAGCCCCTGGCCGACACCCGGCGCAATGGCGTGCCGTTGCCCGATCGCCAGCGCGAAATCAGCCCCCAGCCGCGGGTCCAGCACCCGCTGAGCAACCGCGCCCGTGGCCCGGTCGCCGCGCCGGCCAAGGTGCGCAACCCGCTGGGTGACCAGCCGGTGCAATTGAATTTCGTCGACGCCGAGATCCAGGCGGTGGTACGCGCCTTGTCCCGCGCCACCGGCCAGCAGTTCCTGGTAGACCCCCGGGTCAAGGGCAACCTGACCCTGGTCAGCGAAGGCCAGGTCCCGGCGCACCAGGCCTACGACATGCTGCTGGCGGCGCTGCGCATGCAGGGCTTCAGTGTGGTGGACGTGGGGGGCGTGGCCCGGGTGGTCCCGGAAGCCGACGCCAAACTGCTGGGCGGGCCGATCTACAACGCCGCCAGCCCCAGTGGCAATGGCATGCAGACCCGCACCTTCCGCCTGCAATACGAAAACGCGGTGAACCTGATCCCGGTGTTGCGCCCCATCGTTTCGCCGAACAACCCGATCAACGCCTACCCCGGCAACAACAGCATCGTCATCACCGACTACGCGGAAAACCTCGCACGGGTAGGGCAAATCATCGCCGGCATCGACACCCCAAGCGCCATCGACACCGACGTGGTGCCGGTACAAAACGGCATCGCCGTGGATATCGCGGCAATGGTCGCCGAGTTGCTGGAAACCCAGGGCAACGACCAGACCCAGAAAATCGCCGTGATCGGCGACCCGCGTTCCAACTCGATCATCATTCGTGCCGGCAGCCCCGAGCGCACGGAGCTGGCGCGCAACCTGATCTACAAACTCGACAATGCCCAGAGCAACCCCAGCAACATGCACGTGGTGTACCTGCGCAACGCCCAGGCAGGCAAGCTGGCCCAATCCCTGCGCGGCATGCTGACCGGAGAGAGCGAAAGTGGCGTCAGTGACGAGGCCCGCTCCAAGTTGAGTGCGATGGGCGGCGCGGGTAGCACCAGCCAGGGCAGCACCCAGAACAGCAGCGGCACGCCGACCGCCAGCGCGGCGCCATCCAGCGGTTATGCCAAGGACAGCACCGGCGCAAGCACTGCCGGCAGTGAGCAGAACACTGCCTTCAGTGCCGGCGGTGTGACGATCCAGGCCGATGCGACCACCAACACCCTGCTGATATCCGCCCCGGATCCGCTGTACCGCAACCTGCGCGAAGTCATCGACATGCTCGACCAGCGCCGCGCCCAGGTGGTGATCGAAAGCCTGATCGTCGAAGTCAACGAAGACGATGCCAGCGAATTCGGCGTGCAGTGGCAGGCCGGCAACCTGGGGGGCAAGGGTGGTTTTGGCGGGGTCAACCTGGGCGGCAGCGGGATCAACGGCACCCCCACCAGCAAGACCAGCATTGACGTGCTGCCCAAGGGCCTGAACATCGGCCTGGTGGACGGTACCGTGGATATTCCAGGGATCGGCCGGGTGCTGGACCTCAAAGTCCTGGCGCGGGCGTTGAAGAGCAAGGGCGGGACCAATGTGTTATCCACGCCGAACCTGCTGACCCTGGACAATGAGGCGGCGAGTATCTTCGTCGGCCAGACCATTCCCTTCATCACCGGCAGCTACGTGACCGGCGGGGGCGGCACCAGCAATAACCCGTTCCAGACCGTGCAGCGTGAGGAAGTGGGGCTCAAGTTGAACGTACGGCCACAGATTTCCGAGGGCGGTACGGTGAAGCTGGATATCTACCAGGAAGTCAGCAGCGTCGATACCCGGGCGTCGGGGGATGCGCGCACGGTGACCAACAAGCGCGCGATTGATACCAGCATCTTGCTGGATGACGGGCAGATCATGGTGCTGGGCGGGCTGTTGCAGGATGGCTATACCCAGAGCAACGACGCAGTGCCGTGGCTATCAGACATCCCGGGATTGGGCGCGCTGTTTCGCAACGAGTCGCGCAGTGTGAACAAGACCAACCTGATGGTGTTCCTGCGGCCCTACATCATTCGCGACAGCGGCGCGGGCCGCAGCATTACGCGCAATCGCTACGACTTTATGCGCCGCGCCCAGGGTGGCTTGCAGCCGCAGCACAGCTGGGCACTGCCGGATGTGCAGGCGCCGCAGTTGCCGGCGGTGGAGAAGGCGATGCCG comes from the Pseudomonas shahriarae genome and includes:
- the gspD gene encoding type II secretion system secretin GspD; the encoded protein is MKWSLPRSAPFRQVAPLLLLALSACSHTPAPTPAPLLVDSELGQPLADTRRNGVPLPDRQREISPQPRVQHPLSNRARGPVAAPAKVRNPLGDQPVQLNFVDAEIQAVVRALSRATGQQFLVDPRVKGNLTLVSEGQVPAHQAYDMLLAALRMQGFSVVDVGGVARVVPEADAKLLGGPIYNAASPSGNGMQTRTFRLQYENAVNLIPVLRPIVSPNNPINAYPGNNSIVITDYAENLARVGQIIAGIDTPSAIDTDVVPVQNGIAVDIAAMVAELLETQGNDQTQKIAVIGDPRSNSIIIRAGSPERTELARNLIYKLDNAQSNPSNMHVVYLRNAQAGKLAQSLRGMLTGESESGVSDEARSKLSAMGGAGSTSQGSTQNSSGTPTASAAPSSGYAKDSTGASTAGSEQNTAFSAGGVTIQADATTNTLLISAPDPLYRNLREVIDMLDQRRAQVVIESLIVEVNEDDASEFGVQWQAGNLGGKGGFGGVNLGGSGINGTPTSKTSIDVLPKGLNIGLVDGTVDIPGIGRVLDLKVLARALKSKGGTNVLSTPNLLTLDNEAASIFVGQTIPFITGSYVTGGGGTSNNPFQTVQREEVGLKLNVRPQISEGGTVKLDIYQEVSSVDTRASGDARTVTNKRAIDTSILLDDGQIMVLGGLLQDGYTQSNDAVPWLSDIPGLGALFRNESRSVNKTNLMVFLRPYIIRDSGAGRSITRNRYDFMRRAQGGLQPQHSWALPDVQAPQLPAVEKAMPGSTRP